TCGCTCATGCCATCCGAGGCGGCAAACTGCAGATCGTACACTCCCGCCTGCGCGTAGGTCGGCAGCCATGCAAAAACGCCGCTGTGCGCATCGATGCTGGCGCCGTCGGGGAGGTTCAGGCAGCGGTAGGTGATGGGATCGTTGTCGATGTCGGTGGCGCTTAAGGTGAACGTGAGCTGCTCTCCCTCCTCGACGCTGTGC
The window above is part of the Candidatus Aminicenantes bacterium genome. Proteins encoded here:
- a CDS encoding Ig domain-containing protein yields the protein FFRIQMGQADIGIQNLSMSQPIVDDHAPTFQAISEHSVEEGEQLTFTLSATDIDNDPITYRCLNLPDGASIDAHSGVFAWLPTYAQAGVYDLQFAASDGMSETVCIGRVTVTNVKRKQW